The following are encoded in a window of Ricinus communis isolate WT05 ecotype wild-type chromosome 4, ASM1957865v1, whole genome shotgun sequence genomic DNA:
- the LOC8272631 gene encoding uncharacterized protein LOC8272631 isoform X2 — protein MAGNGLPSLGRVKLSDLIPSEGLPSDSYKLSVSALSQSLAQYSAVIIQFSASDGALLRSGLDSARLYFHQRSSSYPSSADMISDSREWCKTSGYYADPQSWHETYDYRPGLTPTELNNAMEIPPAGLPDIFSLLGKAARDILDAISFYLNLRSSPFTEILDNVPLRNREISSSVLSVCCHARPSFQNAQHHNLTAQEDGQLVMYPDHENQVDKSLISLVKSDKAGLHVRDFHGRWVLLDGDLGPQEVVVYPGLALYQATAGYINPALHRTEINNMQGNMHGRCSLAFKLMPKSMTSLSCSEMRAAGHGVEAQFQLPVSVDDFMQRSHPTDQLFNRNCFQSFNFPTSHDGSMKPMMRRRKNNSRCKPLPPSKRLRLEAQRVLKERVQDIADKKGIKLRFCSLKECENHIHSLDSPCSNIRLEIGWPPGVPFVHPHDLPNKAKIGFLEAYEPGWTATHGMELSLTEPGQGSQQSANCN, from the exons ATGGCAGGCAATGGCCTGCCATCTCTGGGTCGCGTAAAGCTAAGTGATCTTATTCCAAGTGAAGGCTTGCCTTCTGATTCTTACAAATTATCAGTCTCCGCTCTATCACAATCGCTTGCTCAATATTCTGCTGTTATCATTCAGTTCTCTGCTAGTGATGGTGCCCTTTTAAGATCTGGTTTGGATTCTGCTAGACTCTATTTTCATCAAAGATCATCATCATACCCATCATCTGCAGATATGATTAGTGATTCTCGTGAATGGTGCAAAACATCTGGTTATTATGCTGATCCTCAATCTTGGCATGAAACTTATGATTATAGACCTGGTTTAACTCCTACTGAGCTGAATAATGCTATGGAGATTCCTCCTGCTGGATTGCCTGATATATTCTCATTGCTTGGAAAGGCCGCTAGGGATATACTCGATGCTATTAGTTTCTATTTAAACTTACGTAGTTCTCCGTTTACTGAAATACTCGATAATGTTCCTTTGAGAAATCGAGAAATATCATCTTCGGTGTTGTCTGTTTGTTGTCATGCTAGACCATCATTTCAGAATGCACAACATCATAATTTAACTGCTCAGGAGGACGGTCAGCTTGTTATGTATCCTGATCATGAGAATCAAGTCGATAAGAGCCTTATATCTCTTGTTAAGTCAGATAAGGCAGGTTTACATGTTAGAGATTTTCATGGTCGGTGGGTTCTTTTGGATGGAGATCTTGGTCCTCAAGAAGTTGTTGTTTACCCTGGACTTGCCTTATACCAGGCTACTGCAGGTTATATCAACCCTGCATTGCATAGAACAGAGATTAATAACATGCAAGGGAACATGCATGGACGCTGTTCTTTGGCTTTTAAACTTATGCCCAAGTCTATGACCAGTCTCAGTTGTTCAGAGATGAGAGCAGCTGGTCATGGGGTTGAAGCTCAGTTCCAGCTACCAGTATCGGTGGACGATTTCATGCAGAGATCTCACCCAACTGATCAGCTCTTTAACAGAAATTGCTTCCAGAGTTTCAATTTTCCAACATCTCATGATG GATCTATGAAGCCCATGATGAGGAGAAGGAAGAACAATTCAAGATGCAAACCGCTGCCACCTTCAAAGAGGCTAAGGCTTGAGGCCCAGAGAGTTCTCAAGGAAAGGGTTCAGGACATTGCAGATAAGAAGGGGATCAAGCTAAGATTCTGCAGCCTGAAGGAGTGTGAGAATCACATTCATTCCCTGGATAGCCCATGTTCCAATATTAGATTGGAGATTGGATGGCCTCCTGGAGTGCCATTTGTTCATCCTCATGATCTGCCTAACAAGGCTAAGATTGGTTTTCTCGAAGCATATGAGCCTGGGTGGACAGCAACTCATGGTATGGAGTTAAGTCTAACTGAACCTGGACAAGGCAGTCAACAGTCGGCCAATTGTAACT GA
- the LOC8272631 gene encoding uncharacterized protein LOC8272631 isoform X1, translating into MAGNGLPSLGRVKLSDLIPSEGLPSDSYKLSVSALSQSLAQYSAVIIQFSASDGALLRSGLDSARLYFHQRSSSYPSSADMISDSREWCKTSGYYADPQSWHETYDYRPGLTPTELNNAMEIPPAGLPDIFSLLGKAARDILDAISFYLNLRSSPFTEILDNVPLRNREISSSVLSVCCHARPSFQNAQHHNLTAQEDGQLVMYPDHENQVDKSLISLVKSDKAGLHVRDFHGRWVLLDGDLGPQEVVVYPGLALYQATAGYINPALHRTEINNMQGNMHGRCSLAFKLMPKSMTSLSCSEMRAAGHGVEAQFQLPVSVDDFMQRSHPTDQLFNRNCFQSFNFPTSHDGSMKPMMRRRKNNSRCKPLPPSKRLRLEAQRVLKERVQDIADKKGIKLRFCSLKECENHIHSLDSPCSNIRLEIGWPPGVPFVHPHDLPNKAKIGFLEAYEPGWTATHGMELSLTEPGQGSQQSANCNCNSPLQARFAYNHVSFIAISLMLKALYININTCTHKHQYINLLGIF; encoded by the exons ATGGCAGGCAATGGCCTGCCATCTCTGGGTCGCGTAAAGCTAAGTGATCTTATTCCAAGTGAAGGCTTGCCTTCTGATTCTTACAAATTATCAGTCTCCGCTCTATCACAATCGCTTGCTCAATATTCTGCTGTTATCATTCAGTTCTCTGCTAGTGATGGTGCCCTTTTAAGATCTGGTTTGGATTCTGCTAGACTCTATTTTCATCAAAGATCATCATCATACCCATCATCTGCAGATATGATTAGTGATTCTCGTGAATGGTGCAAAACATCTGGTTATTATGCTGATCCTCAATCTTGGCATGAAACTTATGATTATAGACCTGGTTTAACTCCTACTGAGCTGAATAATGCTATGGAGATTCCTCCTGCTGGATTGCCTGATATATTCTCATTGCTTGGAAAGGCCGCTAGGGATATACTCGATGCTATTAGTTTCTATTTAAACTTACGTAGTTCTCCGTTTACTGAAATACTCGATAATGTTCCTTTGAGAAATCGAGAAATATCATCTTCGGTGTTGTCTGTTTGTTGTCATGCTAGACCATCATTTCAGAATGCACAACATCATAATTTAACTGCTCAGGAGGACGGTCAGCTTGTTATGTATCCTGATCATGAGAATCAAGTCGATAAGAGCCTTATATCTCTTGTTAAGTCAGATAAGGCAGGTTTACATGTTAGAGATTTTCATGGTCGGTGGGTTCTTTTGGATGGAGATCTTGGTCCTCAAGAAGTTGTTGTTTACCCTGGACTTGCCTTATACCAGGCTACTGCAGGTTATATCAACCCTGCATTGCATAGAACAGAGATTAATAACATGCAAGGGAACATGCATGGACGCTGTTCTTTGGCTTTTAAACTTATGCCCAAGTCTATGACCAGTCTCAGTTGTTCAGAGATGAGAGCAGCTGGTCATGGGGTTGAAGCTCAGTTCCAGCTACCAGTATCGGTGGACGATTTCATGCAGAGATCTCACCCAACTGATCAGCTCTTTAACAGAAATTGCTTCCAGAGTTTCAATTTTCCAACATCTCATGATG GATCTATGAAGCCCATGATGAGGAGAAGGAAGAACAATTCAAGATGCAAACCGCTGCCACCTTCAAAGAGGCTAAGGCTTGAGGCCCAGAGAGTTCTCAAGGAAAGGGTTCAGGACATTGCAGATAAGAAGGGGATCAAGCTAAGATTCTGCAGCCTGAAGGAGTGTGAGAATCACATTCATTCCCTGGATAGCCCATGTTCCAATATTAGATTGGAGATTGGATGGCCTCCTGGAGTGCCATTTGTTCATCCTCATGATCTGCCTAACAAGGCTAAGATTGGTTTTCTCGAAGCATATGAGCCTGGGTGGACAGCAACTCATGGTATGGAGTTAAGTCTAACTGAACCTGGACAAGGCAGTCAACAGTCGGCCAATTGTAACTGTAACTCACCTCTTCAAGCTCGATTTGCATACAATCATGTCTCTTTTATAGCAATCTCTCTTATGCTTAAGGCCTTATACATAAACATCAACACATGCACTCACAAACATCAATATATCAATCTCCTAGGGATCTTCTAG
- the LOC8272630 gene encoding protein Iojap, chloroplastic, with product MAAFTLFIAGTGAGTHLSGELGHFESRLYPIHRKQSGWLWLQLPRCNRSCQIPRTTKKLKLKPSFAIRKDSDDSFFSNVEDTDEMLDELFNKYGKVVFRTNDQKPPTADVDDDAESMSFAVAMAKVASDVKAGDIRVLFVKPLVYWTRFFIIATAFSRPQIDAIASRIRDLAEKKYGRVPSGDTKPNSWTLLDFGDVVIHIFLPEQRAFYNLEEFYGNATPIELPFENQPPFSS from the exons ATGGCAGCGTTTACTCTATTTATCGCCGGTACCGGTGCTGGAACACATTTGTCCGGTGAATTGGGTCATTTTGAATCCAGGCTCTATCCAATTCACAGGAAGCAATCTGGGTGGTTATGGCTTCAGTTGCCACGTTGCAATAGGTCGTGCCAAATACCCAGAACAACAAAGAAGTTGAAATTAAAACCCAGTTTTGCAATTCGAAAAGACTCTGATGATAGCTTCTTCTCG AATGTAGAAGATACTGATGAAATGCTTGATGAATTGTTTAATAAATACGGAAAGGTGGTTTTTAGGACTAATGACCAAAAGCCTCCCACTgctgatgttgatgatgatgctgaAAGCATGTCAT TTGCTGTGGCAATGGCCAAGGTTGCAAGTGATGTTAAGGCTGGAGATATAAGAGTCCTCTTTGTAAAGCCTCTCGTGTATTGGACTCGATTTTTTATCATTGCAACAGCCTTTTCACGCCCTCAGATAGATGCTATTGC GTCAAGAATCAGAGATCTTGCTGAGAAGAAGTATGGAAGAGTTCCATCAGGGGATACCAAACCTAACTCATGGACCCTCTTAGATTTCG GTGATGTGGTAATCCATATATTTCTTCCTGAGCAAAGAGCGTTTTACAACTTGGAAGAATTTTATGGCAATGCAACGCCCATTGAACTCCCTTTTGAGAACCAACCTCCATTTAGCAGTTAA
- the LOC8272629 gene encoding 60S ribosomal protein L27, with protein sequence MVKFLKPNKAVILLQGRYAGRKAVIVRSFDDGTRDRPYGHCLVAGISKYPAKVIKKDSAKKTAKKSRVKAFMKVVNYSHLMPTRYTLDVDLKDVATPDALVTKDKKVTAAKEIKKRLEDRFKTGKNRWFFSKLRF encoded by the coding sequence ATGGTGAAGTTCTTGAAGCCCAACAAAGCCGTGATCCTCCTGCAGGGGCGCTACGCAGGGCGCAAAGCCGTGATCGTGAGATCCTTCGACGATGGAACACGTGACCGTCCCTATGGGCATTGCCTTGTCGCTGGCATATCAAAGTACCCAGCAAAAGTGATCAAGAAAGACTCTGCCAAGAAGACAGCAAAGAAATCTCGTGTGAAGGCATTTATGAAGGTAGTTAACTACAGCCATCTGATGCCAACAAGATACACACTTGATGTTGATTTGAAGGATGTGGCGACTCCCGATGCTTTGGTTACTAAGGATAAGAAGGTTACTGCCGCAAAAGAGATCAAGAAAAGGCTCGAGGACAGGTTCAAGACTGGAAAAAATCGTTGGTTCTTTTCCAAGCTCAGGTTTTAA